One genomic region from Torulaspora delbrueckii CBS 1146 chromosome 4, complete genome encodes:
- the POP4 gene encoding RNase P/RNase MRP complex subunit (similar to Saccharomyces cerevisiae POP4 (YBR257W); ancestral locus Anc_1.346) — protein MDRSQLFIKNCLLTRNFADPEKLIKENRLQDTLLLLPTDGGVSTRLKRNRSKLKISLNTLEKAANTSRKHKDYKRVNKNSKAALKNYINNCKSSAGKALHIAYDSKITDKNELSEHLQNNHTELWEALPRFDTFLPMHEQLWVGYIRELLNVPTTLSDASKLNINGSSALMKLSMADYNGAFLKVASSQNENQVGIEGIVLWDSQKNFIMVCRGNLVDEVKIIPKKGTVFNFEVPLNADDALSYTILGDRFKYRSSDRAGRKFKSRRCDDMLHYLVK, from the coding sequence ATGGACCGGTCTCAGCTGTTTATTAAGAATTGCTTATTGACCAGAAATTTTGCAGACCCAGAaaaactcatcaaagagaatcGACTACAAGATACACTGTTGCTTCTGCCAACCGATGGTGGTGTATCGACCAGACTCAAACGGAATAGAAGCAAGTTAAAGATATCCTTAAATACTTTGGAGAAAGCAGCTAATACATCAAGAAAGCATAAGGACTATAAGAGAGTCAATAAGAATTCTAAAGCggctttgaagaactatATTAATAACTGCAAATCAAGTGCTGGGAAGGCCTTACATATAGCTTATGACTCAAAGATAACTGATAAAAATGAGTTAAGTGAACATTTACAAAATAATCATACTGAATTGTGGGAAGCTCTACCACGGTTTGATACATTTTTACCGATGCATGAACAACTGTGGGTTGGTTATATACGAGAACTGCTGAATGTTCCTACAACGTTGTCCGATGCTTCAAAGCTTAATATCAATGGCAGTTCAGCActgatgaaactttcaatgGCAGATTACAATGGagcatttttgaaagtggctAGTAGCCAAAATGAAAACCAAGTGGGGATAGAAGGCATTGTCCTTTGGGATAGTCAAAAGAACTTCATTATGGTGTGCCGAGGAAATTTGGTCGATGAGGTTAAAAtaattccaaagaaaggAACAGTTTTTAACTTTGAAGTGCCATTGAATGCCGATGATGCGTTATCTTACACTATCCTCGGTGACCGTTTCAAATACAGAAGCAGCGACCGAGCTGGAAGGAAGTTCAAGAGTCGCCGATGTGATGACATGCTACATTATTTAGTCAAATAG
- the AIM22 gene encoding putative lipoate--protein ligase (similar to Saccharomyces cerevisiae YJL046W; ancestral locus Anc_1.347): MEVLGKRLITPVIRFRVQAFSFSRYIYSRSYSQQSPFDLEDEDEKFKDINQMYVEMFTDNDDTKLTSKNEGSKQPSSDLDELNDDMNDLLNVGYHKLTTTELEEKVKAPGRFILQSLSNNPYYNLAIESYVFSHTPVEQNVRTAFDSQRLLFYVNRDCVVIGKNQNVWRELHVNAVQERGYELMRRFSGGGTVVHDQGNVNYSFITSREEFRREYFNQLIVASLKASHPNLDLKLNGRGDIALGDRKVSGSAYKISRGKSYHHGTMLIRSNLDQFHGLLKPDSLKGITWKCNSVDSVRSAVENVPLDSTQQFIDVCADGFKQRFKTQEGDEIPIYYCDEDMTMNDEIKNYMSTLCSDEWKYMSGPRFEVRLESSGHSIAVEKGVIVESSIPTIIGTSFLDFTRNLSQFDDIDPELIL, from the coding sequence ATGGAGGTACTGGGTAAAAGACTGATCACACCAGTGATACGCTTTAGGGTACAGGCATTTTCGTTTTCACGATACATCTATTCACGTTCTTATAGCCAACAATCACCGTTTGACCtagaagatgaggatgagaaaTTCAAGGATATCAATCAAATGTACGTTGAGATGTTTACTGACAACGATGATACAAAATTGACCAGCAAGAATGAGGGATCAAAGCAACCCAGCTCCGATCTTGACGAATTGAACGATGACATGAATGACTTGCTTAATGTTGGCTATCACAAGCTGACCACTACAGAGCTGGAGGAAAAGGTCAAGGCTCCCGGTAGATTCATTTTACAGAGTCTTTCCAATAATCCATATTACAACCTGGCCATTGAAAGTTATGTCTTCTCTCATACGCCCGTTGAGCAGAATGTTCGCACCGCATTTGACAGTCAAAGGCTTTTGTTTTATGTTAATCGGGACTGTGTGGTCATTGGCAAGAATCAAAATGTATGGAGAGAACTACATGTCAACGctgttcaagaaagaggcTATGAACTCATGAGACGATTCTCTGGAGGCGGCACAGTGGTCCATGACCAGGGAAATGTCAACTACTCATTCATAACTTCAAGGGAAGAGTTTCGCCGAGAATatttcaaccaattgataGTAGCCAGTTTGAAGGCGTCACACCCAAACTTAGATTTGAAGCTTAATGGCAGAGGTGATATAGCTTTAGGAGATAGGAAGGTCAGCGGCAGCGCATACAAGATCTCACGCGGTAAATCCTATCATCATGGTACAATGTTGATACGATCTAACCTCGATCAATTTCATGGGTTATTAAAGCCAGACTCACTGAAAGGTATAACCTGGAAGTGCAACAGTGTTGATAGCGTTCGATCTGCAGTTGAAAATGTACCTCTTGATTCGACTCAGCAATTCATTGACGTATGCGCAGACGGCTTCAAGCAACGGTTTAAAACACAAGAAGGAGATGAAATACCAATTTATTACTGTGATGAGGATATGACTATGAATGACGAGATAAAAAATTACATGTCGACGCTATGCAGTGACGAATGGAAATACATGAGCGGCCCCAGGTTCGAAGTTCGACTCGAATCTAGCGGCCACTCGATTGCAGTTGAAAAAGGTGTTATTGTTGAAAGCTCCATTCCAACCATAATAGGCACCAGCTTTTTAGATTTCACGAGAAATTTGTCCCAGTTTGATGACATCGATCCTGAACTGATTCTGTAA
- the PTR3 gene encoding Ptr3p (similar to Saccharomyces cerevisiae PTR3 (YFR029W); ancestral locus Anc_1.348) — MLAIDILEGIEQNLFLPKTLISCQLNNFTQEYIYKVQYGIIDDCSILSCGCCLSESLHQDIVKHTKAERIRCPICDTKNVSLLCPVKQLRSLYKQIYYYREKLRDNDEGNNEIPIKETTKEDSTKPIERFDRKDTTQMSLLALFHKVASKFNNQPDLPGKKTNSITQVDQEPNYAESVDAEVLDTASNTRTIPISQDSINLSIKNTLQDMTRSVSIDEEKEYFFAQCFPIYRKRSQFNTHPKFLRTKSKLYVNMAISPDCSKFALITEQRWEIHSIRDGESPILLYCGKSTGEYGPDFDHLRYPDDKNVLTTKGSNPLRKDSWEHIFCKLSNDFFVISGTKKRFRVFDLTQNGQPVHTYASAFPIRCIDIDSNSDMIACGITGLDRLTGAEQALIVFHRIERNKVTSEPEISPPTTITLPYRDPINTLQFSDDGFYLSCSTTFESRFLIISLRKFNEPRLIMKSLRSIDTSLESEGITDVKLFPGNPGLMCVTSAAFNAPPIVVNTKIKNIDGLQSVAQPTMLIRLEELGSSIHKCEISPRNDSIAFLDRNGSVYIMFSPTMVDSDKRRIVLVDMVSNAYRAHESAALRFSSDGHKLYILDRKGILHVEDFSYGLPQGHEVTKCKEIN; from the coding sequence ATGCTGGCTATAGATATCCTTGAAGGGATTGAGCAGAATTTATTCCTGCCGAAAACCTTGATATCCTgccaattgaacaacttcaCACAGGAATATATTTACAAGGTACAATATGGGATAATAGATGATTGTTCCATACTTTCATGTGGCTGTTGCTTATCTGAATCTTTACATCAGGATATCGTTAAGCACACAAAGGCAGAACGCATTCGTTGTCCTATTTGTGATACCAAGAATGTGTCACTTCTTTGTCCTGTCAAGCAATTAAGAAGCTTGTATAAGCAAATTTATTATTATAGAGAGAAATTAAGAGATAACGATGAGGGGAATAATGAAATACCTATTAAAGAGACAACAAAGGAAGACTCCACAAAGCCAATTGAGCGATTTGATCGCAAAGATACTACCCAAATGAGTCTGTTGGCACTATTTCATAAAGTGGCTTCGAAATTTAATAATCAACCAGATCTCCCTGGGAAAAAGACAAACTCCATTACCCAGGTGGATCAAGAACCTAACTATGCCGAGAGCGTAGATGCTGAAGTGCTGGACACGGCCTCCAATACCCGAACCATACCGATATCCCAggattccatcaatttatcaatcaagaataCTCTTCAGGATATGACACGTTCAGTAAGTATAgatgaggagaaagagTACTTCTTTGCTCAGTGTTTTCCGATATACAGGAAAAGGTCTCAGTTTAATACGCACCCTAAATTTCTGAGAACAAAGTCTAAACTATATGTTAACATGGCAATATCTCCCGACTGTTCTAAGTTTGCTTTAATTACCGAGCAAAGATGGGAAATACATTCTATTCGTGATGGTGAAAGTCCTATTTTACTTTACTGTGGAAAATCAACTGGTGAATATGGACCCGATTTCGATCACTTGAGATATCCAGATGACAAAAACGTATTAACAACTAAAGGATCTAATCCATTGCGGAAGGATTCATGGGAACATATATTTTGCAAACTTTCCAACGATTTCTTCGTTATATCAGGCACCAAGAAAAGGTTCCGCGTATTCGATTTAACTCAAAATGGTCAACCCGTTCACACGTACGCTTCAGCATTTCCCATTCGATGTATCGACATCGATTCAAACTCCGACATGATTGCATGTGGAATTACTGGCCTCGACAGGCTCACTGGAGCCGAACAAGCCCTGATTGTCTTTCatagaattgaaagaaacaaagTCACATCAGAGCCAGAAATTTCACCACCAACTACTATAACCTTACCATACAGAGATCCCATCAACACTTTACAATTTTCTGATGATGGGTTTTATCTTTCATGCTCTACCACTTTCGAATCTCGGTTTTTAATTATATCGCTAAGAAAGTTTAACGAGCCAAGATTAATAATGAAAAGTTTACGCTCAATCGATACGTCTTTGGAATCAGAAGGAATTACCGATGTAAAATTATTTCCAGGTAATCCAGGCTTGATGTGTGTAACATCAGCAGCATTCAACGCACCGCCAATTGTGGTTAATACAAAAATTAAAAACATAGACGGTCTTCAATCGGTAGCTCAGCCCACAATGTTAATAAgacttgaagagttgggTTCAAGTATACACAAGTGTGAGATATCACCGCGCAATGACTCAATAGCATTTTTAGACAGAAATGGATCTGTTTACATAATGTTTTCGCCAACAATGGTGGATAGCGACAAGAGAAGGATAGTACTGGTTGATATGGTTTCAAATGCTTACCGTGCACATGAATCAGCGGCATTAAGATTCAGCTCAGACGGTCATAAGCTATACATCTTAGACCGCAAGGGAATCCTCCATGTCGAAGATTTTTCCTATGGCTTACCACAGGGACACGAGGTCACCAAGTGtaaagagatcaattga
- the CDC14 gene encoding phosphoprotein phosphatase CDC14 (similar to Saccharomyces cerevisiae CDC14 (YFR028C); ancestral locus Anc_1.349), translating into MRKSVYLDNTIEFLKGRVYLGAYDYSPQDNDEIVFFTVEDSIYYNSFHLDFGPMNIGHLYRFAVIFHEILNDPDNTNKAVIFYSSTSTRQRANSACMLCCYMVLVQGWTPHQVLQPLAQVDPPFMPFRDAGYSNADFEITIQDVVYGVWRAKEKRLIDLHSFNLESYERYEHVENGDLNLLTSDFIAFASPQEDSRSMGTTSSKSHLNQPFRSVLKYFVNNNVQLVVRLNSHLYNKKHFEDVGIKHIDMIFEDGTCPDLSIVKNFVGAAETIINQGGKIAVHCKAGLGRTGCLIGAHLIYTYGFTANECIGFLRFIRPGMVVGPQQHWLYLHQNDFREWRYTMRLSLVPDDIIGGLYPMVSLEKYRMQKKKLKDHKKNHESGQDDNDLAMTPPSVNKISNNFRTSAVPQNSPGQPRKSQNGSNTIEDLNKKMTKTAVSSKGNLGMRSDAVEDNNSDDEMQVEASETASSKMTSRLPKSSSNDGEDAILRQLLPKNRRVTSGRRTASASGGVRKISGTIKK; encoded by the coding sequence ATGAGGAAAAGTGTATACCTGGACAACACAATAGAGTTTCTGAAAGGTCGAGTCTACCTAGGCGCATATGACTATTCTCCTCAAgataatgatgaaataGTATTCTTCACGGTTGAAGACTCTATCTATTACAATAGTTTCCACTTGGATTTTGGCCCCATGAATATTGGACATCTTTACAGATTTGCTGTCATATTTCAtgagattttgaatgatcCAGATAATACCAACAAAGCAGTTATCTTCTATTCTTCGACTTCAACAAGACAAAGAGCTAATTCTGCATGTATGCTTTGTTGTTATATGGTTCTAGTTCAAGGATGGACTCCACATCAAGTGTTGCAACCTTTAGCGCAAGTGGATCCGCCTTTTATGCCATTTAGAGATGCTGGCTATTCTAATGCTGACTTTGAGATAACTATTCAAGATGTCGTCTATGGAGTATGGAGAGCTAAGGAGAAAAGACTCATTGATTTGCATTCGTTCAATTTGGAATCCTATGAAAGGTATGAGCATGTCGAGAATGGTGATTTAAACCTATTGACATCTGATTTTATTGCATTTGCATCACCACAAGAGGATTCCAGGTCTATGGGTACAACTTCATCTAAGTCCCATTTAAATCAACCTTTTAGAAGTGTGTTGAAATATTTCGTTAACAACAATGTACAACTAGTGGTAAGATTAAACTCGCACCTTTACAATAAaaaacattttgaagacgTTGGAATTAAGCATATCGATATGATTTTCGAGGACGGGACTTGTCCTGATTTATCCATTGTTAAGAACTTTGTTGGAGCAGCAGAGACTATCATAAATCAGGGCGGTAAGATAGCCGTTCATTGTAAGGCGGGACTTGGTAGGACTGGCTGTCTTATTGGAGCACACCTTATCTATACATATGGTTTCACAGCTAACGAGTGCATAGGATTTCTAAGGTTCATAAGACCCGGTATGGTCGTCGGTCCTCAACAGCACTGGCTTTACTTGCATCAAAACGATTTTAGAGAATGGAGATATACGATGAGACTATCGCTGGTGCCGGATGATATAATCGGTGGCCTATACCCAATGGTTTCCCTCGAGAAATATAGAATGCAAAAAAAGAAGCTCAAGGAtcacaagaagaatcacgAATCGGGCCAAGATGATAATGACCTGGCTATGACACCCCCAAGTGTAAACAAAATATCTAATAACTTCCGTACTTCGGCAGTCCCGCAAAACTCACCTGGTCAGCCAAGAAAGAGTCAAAATGGTAGTAACACTATAGAAGATCTGAATAAGAAAATGACCAAGACTGCAGTTAGCTCTAAGGGCAACCTGGGGATGCGTTCGGATGCTGTAGAGGATAATAATTCGGATGACGAAATGCAAGTGGAAGCAAGCGAGACAGCCTCTAGTAAGATGACTAGCAGGCTCCCCAAGAGCTCATCGAATGATGGAGAAGACGCCATCCTACGACAACTGTTACCGAAGAATAGACGTGTCACTTCTGGTAGGAGAACTGCCAGTGCAAGCGGTGGTGTCAGAAAGATTAGCGGTACTATTAAAAAATGA
- the ECO1 gene encoding Eco1p (similar to Saccharomyces cerevisiae ECO1 (YFR027W); ancestral locus Anc_1.350) has product MAVNSRSRSRSKYASKKSHKYVQSRLQIGPSEPALVKCTQCEMTYSPSALDDDAAHRLYHDMHLRGRKWSVNWGVEVPRTVDSNDVMPTPPSSSKNGALSSRPERIVMIRPECVPEVKATIEIMDRVNDELNAPHDENDFWSTAEGKGKAFLYIKNERAVGVATMEILKPDRGRWMVYDTKSIIEHIRPAFVVGISRIWVCRTERHGKIATKILDAARENTIYGRCIDKWEVAWSQPTDSGGKLASKYNGVRHKSGKLLIPCYI; this is encoded by the coding sequence ATGGCCGTAAACTCGCGATCTAGAAGTCGATCAAAGTATGCCAGCAAGAAGAGCCATAAATACGTACAATCAAGGCTACAAATAGGGCCTTCAGAACCAGCGTTGGTGAAATGTACTCAATGTGAGATGACTTATTCTCCCTCGGctttggatgatgatgctGCACATAGGCTCTATCACGATATGCATCTTAGAGGTCGGAAATGGTCTGTGAATTGGGGGGTCGAAGTACCCAGGACAGTAGATTCAAACGATGTGATGCCTACACCACCCTCGTCATCAAAAAACGGTGCTCTAAGCTCTAGACCGGAACGAATAGTTATGATTCGACCAGAATGTGTCCCTGAAGTCAAGGCAACTATTGAAATAATGGACAGGGTGAACGACGAGCTGAACGCACCACACGATGAGAATGATTTCTGGAGTACAGCTGAGGGAAAGGGCAAGGCATTTCTGTACATTAAGAATGAACGGGCAGTGGGAGTGGCTACAATGGAAATCCTTAAGCCCGATAGAGGCAGATGGATGGTGTACGATACAAAAAGTATTATAGAACATATCAGGCCTGCATTTGTTGTGGGAATATCGAGGATATGGGTCTGCAGAACAGAAAGACATGGGAAGATAGCCACTAAAATACTAGATGCAGCAAGGGAAAACACGATATATGGTAGGTGTATTGATAAATGGGAAGTTGCTTGGAGCCAACCTACGGATAGTGGTGGTAAACTGGCATCTAAATACAATGGAGTACGACATAAATCAGGCAAATTACTCATTCCTTGTTATATCTGA
- the HIS2 gene encoding histidinol-phosphatase (similar to Saccharomyces cerevisiae HIS2 (YFR025C); ancestral locus Anc_1.351) — MHSHHSHSGDYIAHGVDPLEDVTNRAIEMKFHTYCMTEHMPRINPKYLYPEEHLDRADDTAAVEKLHSDFAKFLDHAQKIKSRENSAGTTFLIGVEIEGCDQEHIEYARKLLEEKRGIVQFSVGSIHHVDGIPIDFDQDAWNRALATSQNNLKKLLLSYFDLQYCMLMRLQPLVVGHFDLYKLYLPKDLKVDLETGYCVENGTSISNLSLIKQWKQVQDSVIRNLKYIESYGGAIEINTSALRKKLPEPYPGKDIGLLAKEYAGGRFVLSDDAHAVSQVGVCYDEALKYIVEDLKLDKMYYITEGPIDRAVKLESIPIEQFKSHAFWSTNFSKKAL; from the coding sequence ATGCATTCGCACCATTCGCATTCGGGGGACTATATCGCTCATGGAGTTGATCcattggaagatgtcaCCAACCGGGCAATTgagatgaaatttcataCATACTGCATGACAGAGCATATGCCAAGAATTAATCCTAAGTACCTGTATCCAGAGGAGCACTTGGATAGAGCTGATGATActgctgctgttgaaaaattacacTCTGATTTTGCGAAGTTCTTAGATCATGcacaaaagatcaagagtCGAGAAAACTCGGCTGGCACCACATTCTTGATTGGGGTAGAGATAGAGGGTTGCGATCAGGAACATATTGAGTACGCTAGAAAGCTACTGGAAGAAAAGCGTGGAATAGTACAGTTTTCTGTCGGATCTATTCATCATGTTGATGGAATACCgattgattttgatcagGACGCTTGGAACCGTGCTCTTGCAACGTCTCAGAATaatctgaaaaaattaCTCCTTTCTTACTTTGATTTACAGTACTGTATGTTGATGAGGTTGCAGCCGCTCGTTGTGGGCCATTTCGATCTTTACAAGTTATATCTCCCCAAAGATCTCAAGGTGGATCTCGAGACTGGCTACTGTGTCGAAAATGGTACCTCTATATCGAATTTGTCGCTAATCAAACAGTGGAAGCAAGTTCAGGATTCTGTGATTaggaatttgaaatatatCGAATCATATGGCGGTGCCATAGAGATAAACACCTCAGCGTTACGTAAGAAACTTCCAGAGCCATATCCTGGTAAGGATATTGGACTTCTAGCCAAAGAGTATGCCGGTGGCAGGTTTGTTCTTAGTGATGACGCACATGCCGTTTCCCAGGTGGGTGTGTGTTACGATGAAGCATTGAAATatattgttgaagatttgaaactGGACAAAATGTACTACATAACTGAGGGCCCAATTGATAGAGCAGTGAAACTTGAATCGATTCCAATCGAACAGTTCAAGTCTCATGCGTTTTGGAGCACtaatttttccaaaaaaGCGTTATAA